The Corallococcus exiguus genome includes a window with the following:
- a CDS encoding family 2 encapsulin nanocompartment cargo protein terpene cyclase translates to MSKGKQKQPFQLPEFYVPWPARLNPNLEAARAHTKAWSYQMGILGPPRDGTDREVWSERRFDGMDYALLCAYTHPEAPSPELDLITDWYVWVFYFDDHFLEVFKYSRDVAGGQAYLDRLPLFMPLDMSPPPEPVNPVERALWDLWQRTVPSMSMEWRKRFFENTKHLLDESMWEIENISEARISNPIEYIEMRRKVGGAPWSSDLVEHAVSAEIPDRVVRSRPMRVFKDTFSDAVHLRNDLFSYERELEEGELSNGVLVVEKFLDCDTQRAADLVNDLLTSRLQQFETTFATELPWLFAEYGLNPVEQAQVLTYLRGLQDWQSGGHEWHMRSNRYMNQHSEERPALSIPVPSGLGTSALRIPLTPGGLGLGPRSRSLSHVPRQHVGPTKLPKFYMPYSTYLSPHLDRARKHSKEWARRVGMLEVVPVVGFYVWDDHKFDAADVALCGAYIHPDATPEQLDLTACWLVWGTYADDYFPMLYANTRDMAGAKMFTARLGQFMPDDVEAANAAVPTNPVELGLVDLWKRTAGPLSARGRTLFRKAIQDMTDSWVWELNNQIVNRVPDPVDYVEMRRKTFGSDLTMSLSRLSKGDAVPEDVFNTRTLRGLENSAADYACFVNDLFSYQKEIEFEGELNNCVLVVQKFLGVDKDTAVLTVNQLMTARMKQFEHLVAKELPVVIRTFNLDAKAQEKLNKYVEQLQQWMAGIPRWHAEVTRYTETELTHDAAPKFKTGNVSGLGKSAMRIAELFRTGKP, encoded by the coding sequence ATGTCCAAGGGGAAGCAGAAGCAGCCATTCCAGTTGCCGGAGTTCTACGTGCCGTGGCCGGCGCGGCTGAACCCGAACCTGGAAGCGGCCCGCGCGCACACCAAGGCGTGGTCGTACCAGATGGGCATCCTGGGACCGCCGCGGGATGGCACGGACCGCGAGGTCTGGTCCGAGCGCCGCTTCGACGGCATGGACTACGCGCTGCTCTGTGCGTACACGCACCCGGAGGCGCCGAGCCCGGAGCTGGACCTCATCACGGACTGGTACGTCTGGGTCTTCTACTTCGACGACCACTTCCTGGAGGTCTTCAAGTACTCGCGCGACGTGGCGGGTGGGCAGGCCTACCTGGACCGTCTGCCGCTGTTCATGCCGCTGGACATGTCCCCGCCGCCGGAGCCGGTCAACCCGGTGGAGCGCGCCCTCTGGGACCTGTGGCAGCGCACCGTGCCGTCCATGTCCATGGAGTGGCGCAAGCGCTTCTTCGAGAACACCAAGCACCTGCTCGATGAATCGATGTGGGAAATCGAGAACATCAGCGAGGCGCGCATCTCCAACCCCATCGAGTACATCGAGATGCGCCGCAAGGTGGGCGGCGCGCCCTGGTCGTCCGACCTGGTGGAGCACGCCGTCTCCGCGGAGATTCCGGACCGCGTCGTGCGAAGCCGGCCGATGCGCGTGTTCAAGGACACGTTCTCGGACGCGGTGCACCTGCGCAACGACCTGTTCTCCTACGAGCGCGAACTGGAGGAGGGCGAGCTCTCCAACGGCGTGCTGGTGGTGGAGAAGTTCCTCGATTGTGACACGCAGCGCGCGGCGGACCTGGTCAACGACCTGCTGACGTCGCGGCTCCAGCAGTTCGAGACCACGTTCGCCACGGAGCTGCCGTGGCTGTTCGCGGAGTACGGGCTCAACCCGGTGGAGCAAGCGCAGGTGCTCACGTACCTGCGCGGACTCCAGGACTGGCAGTCCGGCGGCCACGAGTGGCACATGCGCTCCAACCGCTACATGAACCAGCACTCGGAGGAGCGGCCGGCGCTGTCCATCCCCGTGCCCTCCGGTCTGGGCACCTCCGCGCTGCGGATTCCGCTGACGCCCGGCGGGCTGGGACTGGGGCCCCGCTCCCGCTCCCTGAGCCACGTGCCCCGCCAGCACGTGGGCCCCACGAAGCTGCCGAAGTTCTACATGCCGTACAGCACGTACTTGAGCCCGCACCTGGACCGCGCGCGCAAGCACTCCAAGGAGTGGGCGCGGCGGGTGGGCATGCTGGAGGTGGTCCCCGTCGTGGGGTTCTACGTCTGGGACGACCACAAGTTCGACGCGGCGGACGTGGCCCTCTGCGGCGCGTACATCCACCCGGACGCGACCCCGGAGCAGCTGGACCTGACGGCGTGCTGGCTCGTCTGGGGCACCTACGCGGACGACTACTTCCCCATGCTCTACGCGAACACGCGGGACATGGCGGGCGCGAAGATGTTCACCGCGCGGTTGGGCCAGTTCATGCCGGATGACGTGGAGGCCGCCAACGCCGCGGTGCCCACCAACCCGGTGGAGCTGGGCCTGGTGGACCTGTGGAAGCGCACCGCCGGCCCGCTGTCGGCGCGCGGCCGCACGCTGTTCCGCAAGGCCATCCAGGACATGACGGACAGCTGGGTGTGGGAGCTGAACAACCAGATCGTCAACCGCGTGCCGGACCCCGTGGACTACGTGGAGATGCGCCGCAAGACGTTCGGCTCGGACCTCACCATGAGCCTGTCGCGCCTCTCCAAGGGCGACGCGGTGCCGGAGGACGTCTTCAACACCCGCACGCTGCGCGGGCTGGAGAACTCCGCCGCGGACTACGCCTGCTTCGTCAACGACCTCTTCTCCTATCAAAAGGAGATCGAGTTCGAGGGCGAGCTCAACAACTGCGTGCTCGTGGTCCAGAAGTTCCTGGGCGTGGACAAGGACACCGCTGTCCTCACGGTCAATCAGCTGATGACCGCGCGCATGAAGCAGTTCGAGCACCTGGTGGCCAAGGAGCTGCCGGTGGTCATCCGCACCTTCAACCTGGATGCGAAGGCGCAGGAGAAGCTGAACAAGTACGTGGAGCAGCTCCAGCAGTGGATGGCGGGCATCCCCCGGTGGCACGCGGAGGTGACCCGCTACACGGAGACCGAGCTGACCCACGACGCAGCGCCCAAGTTCAAGACCGGGAACGTCTCCGGTCTGGGCAAGTCCGCGATGCGCATCGCCGAGCTGTTCCGCACCGGCAAGCCTTGA
- a CDS encoding cell envelope biogenesis protein TolA, with amino-acid sequence MHAESNMQDPNETPSSNTILPVGEATPARTSRRRSSGARKASSRRTGAAKKATSKRTTAKKAAGKRTAKKATAKRGTAKRGTTKKATAKRGARKAPARRAAAGRTARKTSARGKSARKTTARKSPSRRSTRR; translated from the coding sequence ATGCACGCCGAGTCGAACATGCAGGACCCGAACGAGACCCCGTCGTCCAACACGATCCTGCCGGTCGGTGAGGCGACGCCCGCCAGGACGTCGCGCCGCCGTTCCTCCGGCGCCCGCAAGGCGTCGTCCCGCCGCACGGGGGCCGCGAAGAAGGCGACCTCCAAGCGCACCACCGCGAAGAAGGCCGCGGGCAAGCGCACCGCGAAGAAGGCCACCGCGAAGCGCGGCACGGCGAAGCGCGGTACGACGAAGAAGGCCACCGCGAAGCGCGGCGCCCGCAAGGCTCCGGCCCGTCGCGCCGCCGCCGGACGCACCGCACGCAAGACGTCCGCCCGTGGCAAGTCCGCGCGCAAGACGACGGCTCGCAAGAGCCCGTCGCGCCGCTCCACGCGCCGCTAA
- the dapE gene encoding succinyl-diaminopimelate desuccinylase: MSSTDLATRLAQTTLELCRIESPIGYEGPIADHVEGWALKHFRREEVFRVGHTLLLGSLEDPRPTVALIGHLDTVPMHPGDVGRAPRIEGERVHGLGASDMKGGVAVMMALAEDLQRDALPVNVAFLLYEREEGAYAESGLIPLYAKRPDLSRVKFGIAMEPTDGVVQVGCVGSMQVTVRFTGRSAHSARPWQGENAIHKAGPLLTELLGRERVEVNVAGFPFYEVMSATLAKGGRARNVVPEAFELNLNYRFAPGKSVAQAKEDVLALVAGRAEVEFTDASPSGPVAAGNPLFKQLMSLTGLPAASKQAWTDVARFGEWGVDAVNFGPGETAQAHQLHESAPIPPLAVAYEKLAAFLKGAA; the protein is encoded by the coding sequence ATGTCCTCCACCGACCTCGCCACCCGACTCGCCCAGACGACGCTCGAGCTGTGTCGCATTGAAAGCCCCATTGGCTACGAGGGTCCCATCGCGGACCACGTGGAAGGTTGGGCGCTGAAGCACTTCCGCCGCGAGGAGGTCTTCCGCGTCGGACACACGCTGTTGTTGGGCTCGCTGGAGGACCCCCGGCCCACGGTGGCGCTCATCGGCCACCTGGACACGGTGCCCATGCACCCCGGGGACGTGGGCCGCGCGCCGCGCATCGAAGGGGAGCGCGTGCACGGGTTGGGCGCGTCCGACATGAAGGGCGGCGTCGCGGTGATGATGGCGCTGGCGGAGGACCTCCAGCGCGACGCGCTGCCCGTCAACGTGGCCTTCCTCCTGTACGAGCGCGAGGAGGGCGCCTACGCGGAGAGCGGCCTCATCCCGCTGTACGCGAAGCGGCCGGACCTCTCCCGCGTGAAGTTCGGTATCGCCATGGAGCCAACGGACGGCGTGGTGCAGGTGGGCTGCGTCGGCAGCATGCAGGTGACCGTCCGCTTCACGGGGCGCAGCGCGCACTCCGCCCGGCCGTGGCAGGGGGAGAACGCCATCCACAAGGCGGGGCCGCTGCTCACGGAGCTCTTGGGCCGCGAGCGCGTGGAGGTCAACGTCGCGGGCTTCCCCTTCTATGAAGTCATGAGCGCCACGCTGGCCAAGGGCGGCCGGGCGCGCAACGTGGTGCCGGAGGCGTTCGAGCTGAACCTCAACTACCGCTTCGCGCCGGGCAAGAGCGTGGCGCAAGCGAAGGAGGACGTGCTGGCGCTGGTGGCGGGCCGCGCGGAGGTGGAGTTCACGGACGCGTCCCCCAGCGGGCCGGTGGCCGCGGGCAACCCGCTGTTCAAACAGTTGATGTCGCTCACGGGGCTGCCCGCCGCGTCGAAGCAGGCGTGGACGGACGTGGCCCGCTTCGGTGAGTGGGGCGTGGACGCGGTGAACTTCGGACCGGGTGAGACGGCGCAGGCGCACCAGCTCCACGAGAGCGCGCCCATCCCTCCGCTGGCCGTGGCGTACGAGAAGCTGGCCGCGTTCCTGAAGGGCGCGGCGTAG
- a CDS encoding cupin domain-containing protein, producing the protein MEHLDDILPEWLLGTLEPARRDAAARHLDGCAHCRAELARLTPAVDALGALVEPVSPPVESLHRLMGQMEGPGRFARWAGKFAAFLDLAEARARELLESMSEPSNWMPGPVEGVELMPVETGPAREGMMAAIVRLQPGARYPRHTHLGREWNLVLEGGFREDSGHEVWPGDELEKADGSLHDFTALQGPACICVSVLDGVTSFEDLADGA; encoded by the coding sequence ATGGAACACCTCGACGACATCCTCCCCGAGTGGCTGCTCGGGACCCTGGAGCCGGCCCGGCGCGACGCCGCGGCACGGCACCTGGACGGCTGTGCGCACTGCCGGGCGGAGCTGGCCCGGCTGACGCCCGCCGTGGATGCGTTGGGGGCGCTCGTGGAGCCGGTGTCGCCCCCCGTCGAGTCGCTCCATCGCCTGATGGGTCAGATGGAGGGGCCCGGCCGCTTCGCCCGTTGGGCCGGGAAGTTCGCCGCGTTCCTGGACCTGGCGGAGGCTCGGGCCCGGGAGCTGCTGGAGTCCATGTCGGAGCCGTCCAACTGGATGCCCGGCCCGGTGGAGGGCGTGGAGCTGATGCCGGTGGAGACGGGCCCGGCGCGCGAGGGGATGATGGCCGCCATCGTGCGCCTCCAGCCCGGCGCCCGCTACCCGCGTCACACGCACCTGGGCCGCGAGTGGAACCTGGTGCTGGAGGGCGGCTTCCGCGAGGACTCCGGCCACGAGGTGTGGCCCGGGGACGAGCTGGAGAAGGCGGACGGCTCGCTGCACGACTTCACCGCGCTGCAGGGCCCCGCGTGCATCTGCGTCTCGGTGTTGGATGGTGTGACGTCCTTCGAGGACCTGGCGGACGGCGCCTGA
- a CDS encoding 2,3,4,5-tetrahydropyridine-2,6-dicarboxylate N-succinyltransferase: protein MATSLEELSQRVSAAFADRAKLKDADTVAAVRETLARLDTGELRVAEKGPEGWRVNAWVKEAILLFFAVSEMKVMEVGPFEFYDKVPLKKGLEAAGVRVVPPGTVRYGAFVERGAVVMPGYVNIGARVGAGTMVDTWATVGSCAQVGRNVHLSGGVGLGGVLEPPTASPVIIEDGAFLGSRSIVVEGVVVEEEAVLGANVVLTASTQIIDVTGTQEVIHKGRVPARSVVIPGMREKQFPAGKFMVPCALIIGQRKASTDQKTSLNAALRDFAVAV, encoded by the coding sequence ATGGCGACATCCCTCGAAGAGCTCTCCCAGCGGGTGTCCGCGGCGTTCGCGGACCGGGCGAAACTGAAGGACGCGGACACGGTGGCGGCGGTGCGAGAGACGCTCGCGCGGCTGGACACCGGGGAGCTGCGCGTCGCGGAGAAGGGCCCGGAAGGCTGGCGGGTCAACGCCTGGGTGAAGGAGGCCATCCTCCTGTTCTTCGCCGTGTCGGAGATGAAGGTGATGGAGGTGGGCCCCTTCGAGTTCTACGACAAGGTGCCCCTGAAGAAGGGCCTGGAGGCGGCGGGCGTGCGCGTGGTGCCGCCGGGCACCGTGCGCTACGGCGCCTTCGTGGAGCGGGGCGCGGTGGTGATGCCCGGGTACGTGAACATCGGCGCGCGGGTGGGCGCGGGCACCATGGTGGACACCTGGGCCACGGTGGGCTCCTGCGCGCAGGTGGGCCGCAACGTCCACCTGTCGGGCGGCGTGGGGCTGGGCGGCGTGCTCGAGCCGCCCACCGCGTCGCCGGTCATCATCGAGGACGGCGCCTTCCTGGGCAGCCGCTCCATCGTGGTGGAGGGCGTGGTGGTGGAGGAGGAGGCGGTGCTCGGCGCCAACGTGGTGCTGACCGCGTCCACGCAGATCATCGACGTCACCGGGACCCAGGAGGTCATCCACAAGGGCCGCGTACCGGCGCGCAGCGTGGTGATTCCGGGCATGCGGGAGAAGCAGTTCCCCGCCGGGAAGTTCATGGTCCCGTGCGCGCTCATCATCGGGCAGCGCAAGGCGTCCACCGACCAGAAGACCAGCCTCAACGCCGCCCTGCGGGACTTCGCCGTCGCGGTGTGA
- a CDS encoding pyridoxal phosphate-dependent decarboxylase family protein: MTTPVFPPLRAAYEPESFRATAHALMDQLADYLKAALAGGEMPVLPWAPPAVNQERFATAFPEEPAPELSQAFASLMARVLEGSHHLHHPRYVGHQVTAPVPLAALCDAVSSLLNNGMAVYEMGPVATAMEHHVLAWMASKLGLPSSARGVLTSGGSAGNLTALLAARQAKAGYDAWNGGAHAGPPLTVLVPRSAHYCLARAVRIMGWGEGGLTPVDVDDHFRVRPDALEDALDRATRAGRKAIAVVASAGSTATGAFDPLEPVADFAQKHGLWFHVDGAHGAAASLSPKYRAQVKGIERADSVVWDAHKGLLMPALVTAVLFRDGARSFDAFSQEAHYLFHGDGDDARPYSDVGLRTLECTKEMMPLKVYACLSVLGTRVFEEAVTASYDQARRFAGMLTAAPDFELALEPDCNIVCFRHTPAHVPPEGWDALQVRLREALVSRGDFYLVQTRLPRGVYLRTTLIHPLTGDADLEALLDALRSAAARP, from the coding sequence ATGACGACCCCCGTCTTCCCGCCGCTGCGCGCCGCCTATGAACCGGAGTCCTTCCGGGCCACCGCCCACGCCCTGATGGATCAGCTCGCGGACTACCTGAAGGCCGCGCTCGCCGGGGGCGAGATGCCGGTGCTGCCCTGGGCGCCGCCCGCGGTGAACCAGGAGCGCTTCGCCACGGCCTTCCCGGAGGAGCCGGCGCCAGAGCTTTCACAGGCCTTCGCGTCACTGATGGCGCGCGTGCTGGAGGGCTCGCACCACCTGCACCACCCGCGCTACGTGGGACATCAGGTGACGGCGCCCGTGCCGCTGGCCGCGCTGTGCGATGCCGTGTCGTCGCTGCTCAACAACGGCATGGCCGTGTACGAGATGGGCCCCGTCGCCACCGCGATGGAGCACCACGTGCTCGCGTGGATGGCGTCGAAGCTGGGCCTGCCGTCCAGCGCCCGGGGCGTGCTCACCTCCGGCGGCAGCGCGGGCAACCTCACCGCCCTGCTCGCCGCCCGTCAGGCGAAGGCCGGCTACGACGCGTGGAACGGCGGTGCACACGCGGGCCCGCCCCTGACGGTGCTGGTCCCCCGCTCCGCCCACTACTGCCTGGCCCGCGCGGTCCGCATCATGGGCTGGGGCGAGGGCGGCCTCACCCCGGTGGACGTGGACGACCACTTCCGCGTGCGGCCGGACGCCCTGGAGGACGCGCTCGACCGGGCCACCCGCGCGGGGCGCAAGGCCATCGCCGTGGTGGCCAGCGCGGGCTCCACCGCCACCGGCGCGTTCGACCCGCTGGAGCCGGTGGCGGACTTCGCGCAGAAGCACGGCCTGTGGTTCCACGTGGACGGCGCGCACGGGGCCGCGGCGTCCCTGAGCCCGAAGTACCGCGCGCAGGTGAAGGGCATCGAGCGGGCGGACTCCGTGGTGTGGGACGCGCACAAGGGGCTGCTCATGCCCGCGCTGGTGACGGCCGTGCTCTTCCGCGACGGCGCGCGCTCCTTCGACGCCTTCTCCCAGGAGGCTCACTACCTCTTCCACGGCGACGGCGACGACGCACGCCCCTACAGCGACGTGGGCCTGCGCACGCTGGAGTGCACCAAGGAGATGATGCCCCTCAAGGTCTACGCGTGCCTGTCCGTGCTGGGCACGCGCGTCTTCGAGGAGGCCGTCACCGCCTCCTACGACCAGGCCCGGCGCTTCGCGGGGATGCTCACCGCCGCCCCGGACTTCGAGCTGGCCCTGGAGCCCGACTGCAACATCGTCTGCTTCCGCCACACCCCCGCGCACGTGCCGCCGGAGGGCTGGGACGCGCTCCAGGTCCGCCTGCGTGAAGCGCTGGTCTCCCGTGGAGATTTCTACCTGGTGCAGACGCGGCTGCCCCGGGGCGTGTACCTGCGCACCACGCTCATCCACCCGCTCACCGGGGACGCGGACCTGGAAGCCCTGCTGGACGCGCTCCGGAGCGCGGCGGCCCGGCCCTGA
- a CDS encoding glycosyltransferase family 2 protein, which yields MLVSLVIPVYNEIPTLAEILRRCIAVDFPKELVLVDDCSKDGSREFLRQLSEQGLEVLGGSPKNRNEIRVLFQENNQGKGAALRRGFAEATGDIVLVQDADLEYDPRDIPRVIQPILDGDADVVFGSRFIGSPRRVLYYWHTVLNNLLTTLSNMTSGLNLTDMETCYKAFRAEVIRSVHVEEDRFGFEPEITAKVARGNWRVFEVPISYHGRTYEEGKKIGWKDGVRALYAIGKYSLKR from the coding sequence ATGCTCGTCTCGCTCGTCATCCCCGTCTACAACGAGATTCCCACCCTGGCGGAAATCCTCCGGCGCTGCATCGCCGTGGACTTCCCCAAGGAGCTCGTCCTGGTGGACGACTGTTCCAAGGACGGCAGCCGCGAATTCCTGCGCCAGCTGTCCGAACAGGGCCTGGAGGTCCTGGGGGGCTCGCCGAAGAACCGGAACGAAATCCGCGTGCTCTTCCAGGAGAACAACCAGGGCAAGGGGGCCGCGCTGCGCCGGGGCTTCGCCGAGGCCACGGGGGACATCGTCCTCGTGCAGGACGCGGACCTGGAATACGACCCCCGGGACATCCCTCGGGTCATCCAGCCCATCCTGGACGGCGACGCGGACGTCGTCTTCGGCAGCCGCTTCATCGGGTCGCCACGTCGGGTGCTGTACTACTGGCACACCGTCCTCAACAACCTGCTCACCACGCTCTCCAACATGACGAGCGGGCTGAACCTCACGGACATGGAGACCTGCTACAAGGCCTTCCGCGCGGAGGTCATCCGCTCCGTGCACGTGGAAGAGGACCGGTTCGGCTTCGAGCCCGAAATCACCGCCAAGGTGGCGCGCGGCAACTGGCGCGTCTTCGAGGTGCCCATCAGCTACCATGGGCGCACCTACGAGGAGGGCAAGAAGATTGGCTGGAAGGACGGCGTGCGCGCCCTCTACGCCATCGGGAAGTACTCGCTGAAGCGCTGA
- a CDS encoding rod shape-determining protein encodes MFDWLHTLFSRDLAIDLGTANTLIYIRGQGIVSNEPSVVAVQQDSRGGKKVLAVGKEAKEMLGRTPGNIVAIRPMKDGVIADFEITAAMLRYFIQSAHNRKTLVNPRIIIGIPSGITEVERRAVREAAANAGAREVYLIEQPMAAAIGAGLPVTEPSGNMIVDIGGGTSDVAVISLAGIVFAKSVRIGGDKLDEAIIQYVKRKYNLLIGERTAELIKMGIGTAYPTDEVMTMEIKGRDLVAGVPRTLTVSSDEVRDALAEPVNGIVEAVKLTLERTPPELAGDIADRGIVLAGGGALLKNLDTLLREETGLPVFLAEDPLSAVVIGAGKALESLDILRQVCQPG; translated from the coding sequence ATGTTCGACTGGCTCCACACCCTGTTTTCGCGCGACCTCGCCATCGACCTGGGTACGGCGAACACGCTCATCTACATCCGCGGCCAGGGCATCGTGTCCAACGAGCCCTCCGTCGTGGCGGTGCAGCAGGACTCGCGCGGCGGCAAGAAGGTGCTCGCCGTGGGCAAGGAGGCCAAGGAGATGCTCGGCAGGACGCCGGGCAACATCGTGGCCATCCGGCCCATGAAGGACGGCGTCATCGCCGACTTCGAAATCACCGCCGCGATGCTGCGCTACTTCATCCAGAGCGCGCACAACCGCAAGACGCTGGTGAACCCGCGCATCATCATCGGCATCCCGTCCGGCATCACGGAGGTGGAGCGCCGCGCGGTGCGTGAGGCGGCCGCCAACGCGGGCGCGCGCGAGGTCTACCTCATCGAGCAGCCCATGGCCGCGGCGATTGGCGCGGGCCTGCCGGTGACGGAGCCCAGCGGCAACATGATTGTGGACATCGGCGGTGGCACGTCCGACGTCGCGGTCATCAGCCTCGCGGGCATCGTGTTCGCCAAGTCCGTGCGCATCGGCGGCGACAAGCTGGACGAGGCGATCATCCAGTACGTCAAGCGCAAGTACAACCTGCTCATCGGTGAGCGCACGGCGGAGCTCATCAAGATGGGCATCGGCACGGCGTACCCGACCGACGAGGTCATGACCATGGAGATCAAGGGTCGCGACCTGGTGGCCGGCGTGCCGCGCACGCTGACGGTGTCCAGCGACGAGGTGCGCGACGCGCTCGCGGAGCCCGTCAACGGCATCGTCGAAGCGGTGAAGCTGACGCTGGAGCGCACGCCGCCGGAGCTGGCCGGTGACATCGCCGACAGGGGCATCGTGCTGGCCGGTGGCGGCGCGCTGCTCAAGAACCTGGACACGCTGCTGCGCGAGGAGACGGGCCTGCCGGTGTTCCTCGCGGAGGACCCGCTGTCCGCCGTGGTGATTGGCGCGGGCAAGGCGCTGGAGTCGTTGGACATCCTCCGCCAGGTCTGCCAGCCGGGCTGA
- a CDS encoding c-type cytochrome gives MNLRMKLLVVPCAALSFAGGVALATSPESKAEPLPKHVLPASKDGNLVLGLCDGETSMEVQGVKDGQRLTRAQAITATAQLMDDWRKKNPDANWDDVPGPVLAQAAPPTTKKSPTPAPQPNPGSKPSGNDVRQGGVGAETGAKAVPQQQKANLQTGHTYGAYSERDEQVWADSVQAAVKEGHRVFHDADALGGTVGVSCDMCHPDAANTHPETYPKYQVQLGRVALLRDMINWCIENPVRGKPLADGDPKMRAMEAYIYAQRKGVKLEYGKH, from the coding sequence ATGAACCTGCGAATGAAGTTGCTCGTGGTCCCGTGCGCGGCCCTGTCCTTCGCCGGCGGCGTGGCGCTCGCCACGTCCCCGGAGTCGAAGGCCGAACCGCTCCCCAAGCACGTCCTGCCCGCGTCCAAGGACGGCAACCTGGTGCTGGGCCTGTGCGACGGTGAGACGTCCATGGAAGTGCAAGGCGTGAAGGACGGCCAGAGGCTCACCCGCGCCCAGGCCATCACCGCCACCGCGCAGTTGATGGATGACTGGCGCAAGAAGAACCCGGACGCGAACTGGGACGACGTGCCCGGCCCGGTGCTGGCGCAGGCCGCGCCCCCGACCACGAAGAAGTCCCCCACGCCCGCGCCCCAGCCCAACCCCGGCTCGAAGCCCTCGGGCAACGACGTGCGCCAGGGCGGCGTGGGCGCGGAGACGGGCGCCAAGGCCGTGCCCCAGCAGCAGAAGGCCAACCTCCAGACGGGCCACACCTACGGCGCGTATTCCGAGCGCGACGAGCAGGTGTGGGCGGACTCCGTGCAGGCGGCCGTGAAGGAGGGCCACCGCGTGTTCCACGACGCGGACGCGCTGGGCGGCACGGTGGGCGTGTCGTGCGACATGTGCCATCCGGACGCGGCCAACACCCACCCGGAGACCTACCCGAAGTACCAGGTGCAGCTGGGCCGCGTGGCGTTGCTGCGCGACATGATCAACTGGTGCATCGAGAACCCGGTGCGAGGCAAGCCGCTGGCGGATGGCGACCCGAAGATGCGCGCGATGGAGGCGTACATCTATGCGCAGCGCAAGGGCGTGAAGCTGGAGTACGGCAAGCACTGA
- a CDS encoding metallophosphoesterase family protein: MANKFQSIETKHYAERDAFFEGLRKLDRRAFMRVAGISAGIVAGMGKLTPNSFQLVNVAEAQGEKPKFSFAYISDTHLYENKLNDRFVRAILKAVDDVNALDPQPDFVLFGGDLAQLGQAGELKLGAQILKSVKAPIKMMVGEHDWFLDMGELWRDLFGAPNYSFDHKGVHFVVLNSILEKDFWTERKLSPMERMKIVAGLDNGIQSRFEVGAEQRQWLQNDLAKVAKTTPVIVFSHSPLYKYYKPWNFWTDDADEVQAILKPYEKVTVIHGHTHQLLSNRIGNISFHGMLSTAWPWPYAPEGLPSLTVPMNRADPFSQFDGCGDGRMDVLESGLVDKVYNLWQRDPITVRASYLGSGGKQSAPPKPKLPTY; encoded by the coding sequence ATGGCAAACAAGTTCCAGAGCATCGAAACGAAGCACTACGCCGAACGCGACGCCTTCTTCGAGGGCCTGAGGAAGCTGGACCGCCGCGCCTTCATGCGCGTCGCCGGCATCTCCGCTGGCATTGTCGCGGGCATGGGCAAGCTCACGCCCAACAGCTTCCAGCTGGTCAACGTGGCGGAGGCGCAGGGAGAGAAGCCGAAGTTCTCCTTCGCGTACATCTCCGACACGCACCTGTATGAAAACAAGCTCAACGACCGCTTCGTGCGCGCCATCCTCAAGGCCGTGGACGACGTGAACGCGCTGGACCCCCAGCCGGACTTCGTCCTCTTCGGCGGAGACCTGGCGCAGCTGGGCCAGGCCGGCGAGCTCAAGCTGGGCGCCCAAATCCTCAAGTCCGTGAAGGCCCCCATCAAGATGATGGTGGGCGAGCACGACTGGTTCCTGGACATGGGCGAGCTGTGGCGCGACCTGTTCGGCGCGCCCAACTACTCCTTCGACCACAAGGGCGTGCACTTCGTGGTGCTCAACTCCATCCTGGAGAAGGACTTCTGGACGGAGCGGAAGCTCTCCCCCATGGAGCGCATGAAGATCGTCGCCGGCCTGGACAATGGCATCCAGTCCCGCTTCGAGGTCGGCGCCGAGCAGCGCCAGTGGCTCCAGAACGACCTGGCCAAGGTGGCGAAGACGACGCCCGTCATCGTCTTCAGCCACTCGCCGCTCTACAAGTACTACAAGCCCTGGAACTTCTGGACCGACGACGCGGACGAGGTGCAGGCCATCCTCAAGCCGTACGAGAAGGTCACCGTCATCCACGGACACACGCACCAACTGCTCAGCAACCGCATTGGCAACATCTCCTTCCACGGGATGCTGTCCACCGCGTGGCCGTGGCCGTACGCGCCGGAAGGCCTGCCCTCGCTCACGGTGCCCATGAACCGCGCGGATCCGTTCAGCCAGTTCGACGGCTGCGGTGACGGCCGCATGGACGTGTTGGAGTCGGGGCTCGTGGACAAGGTCTACAACCTCTGGCAGCGCGACCCCATCACGGTGCGCGCCAGCTACCTGGGCTCTGGTGGCAAGCAGTCCGCGCCCCCCAAGCCCAAGCTGCCCACCTACTAG